From a region of the Tenggerimyces flavus genome:
- a CDS encoding aldo/keto reductase: MEQRSLGRTGLRVTELCLGTMTFGGDTDERVAHQMLDAFAEAGGTFIDTANGYTGGASEEILGRWLKRRRRDDFVVATKVFHRVGRGGNDRGNGRKHLLAAVEASLRRLDTDYVDLYQTHVFDENTPLEETLSTLDKLVASGKVRFIGASSHSGWQLQKSIDLSRQHGWEPYVCVQPLYNLLDRDTEWELVPLCQEEGLGLIAWSPLRMGMLTGKYRRGMTQPLPQTRIERLDDSGDWAWSRYANEHTWTVLDTVTEIAKETGKSVAQVSLRWVMQRPGVTAPIIGARTFAHFEDNLGVLGWSLTDEQLSRLNAVSEPRIPHPYDVLLWARTLA; this comes from the coding sequence GTGGAGCAACGATCACTCGGCAGGACCGGACTCAGGGTCACAGAACTGTGCCTCGGCACCATGACGTTCGGAGGCGACACCGACGAGCGGGTCGCCCATCAGATGCTGGACGCGTTCGCCGAAGCGGGTGGCACGTTCATCGACACCGCCAACGGCTATACCGGAGGCGCCTCGGAGGAGATCCTCGGCCGCTGGCTCAAGCGCAGACGGCGAGACGACTTCGTGGTCGCGACGAAGGTCTTCCATCGCGTCGGGCGGGGCGGCAACGACCGGGGGAACGGCCGCAAGCACCTCCTCGCCGCGGTCGAGGCGAGCCTTCGCCGGCTCGACACCGACTATGTCGACCTCTACCAGACCCACGTCTTCGACGAGAACACGCCGCTCGAGGAAACCCTGTCCACGCTGGACAAACTCGTCGCCAGCGGCAAGGTCCGCTTCATCGGTGCGAGCAGCCACAGCGGTTGGCAGCTGCAGAAGTCGATCGATCTGTCCCGCCAGCACGGTTGGGAGCCGTACGTCTGCGTGCAACCGCTCTACAACCTGCTGGACCGCGACACGGAGTGGGAGCTCGTTCCGCTCTGCCAGGAGGAAGGTCTCGGTCTCATCGCCTGGAGCCCGCTGCGGATGGGCATGCTCACCGGGAAGTACCGCCGCGGCATGACCCAACCGTTGCCTCAGACGCGCATCGAACGGTTGGATGACAGCGGCGACTGGGCCTGGTCGCGGTACGCGAACGAGCACACGTGGACGGTCCTCGACACCGTCACCGAGATCGCCAAGGAGACGGGCAAGAGCGTGGCTCAGGTCTCGCTGCGCTGGGTGATGCAACGCCCCGGTGTGACCGCGCCGATCATCGGCGCCCGAACGTTCGCGCACTTCGAGGACAACCTCGGCGTCCTCGGGTGGTCGCTCACCGACGAGCAGCTGAGCCGGCTGAACGCCGTCAGCGAGCCTCGGATCCCACACCCGTACGACGTTCTGCTCTGGGCGCGGACCCTGGCCTAG
- a CDS encoding arginase family protein, whose translation MNANTTSWGLLGVPSSAAAHWPGQEKAPAALRQAGLMELLRKAGLEVDDYGDRPVVRWRPHPVERRPHNLSQVLDVLSDARAHISQIIEAGRTPLVVGGECTLAIALYSAAVAADENVALVYFDGGQDLINDPDNPESVLDGLGVGHLLDLPGTASALAGFGPRRPLLSPERLCFFGFDEPEEDRDGLVPSPRFPAADVRADPRHSARRALAALGADRFVVHFDVDVIDFYDLPAADVPLLNKGLTTTEAMAALSEFVSSPGFAGMTFAEFNPDHGEPDGSTARVLAKALAGALANEVVAAK comes from the coding sequence ATGAACGCGAACACGACATCGTGGGGACTGTTGGGAGTTCCGTCGAGCGCGGCGGCGCACTGGCCGGGGCAGGAGAAGGCGCCAGCGGCGTTGCGGCAAGCAGGGTTGATGGAGCTTCTGCGCAAGGCCGGGCTCGAGGTCGACGACTACGGCGACCGCCCGGTGGTGCGATGGAGGCCGCATCCGGTCGAGCGCCGGCCGCACAACCTGAGCCAGGTGTTGGACGTTCTGTCCGACGCCCGAGCCCACATCTCCCAGATCATCGAGGCCGGCAGGACGCCGCTCGTCGTCGGCGGCGAGTGCACGTTGGCGATCGCGCTCTACAGCGCCGCGGTCGCCGCCGACGAGAACGTGGCGCTGGTGTACTTCGACGGCGGCCAGGACCTGATCAACGACCCCGACAATCCCGAGAGCGTGCTGGATGGGCTCGGAGTCGGGCACCTGCTCGACCTGCCGGGTACGGCCTCGGCGTTGGCGGGCTTCGGGCCACGCCGCCCGTTGCTGAGCCCGGAACGGCTGTGCTTCTTCGGGTTCGACGAGCCGGAGGAGGATCGGGACGGTCTGGTCCCGAGTCCTCGATTCCCGGCCGCGGACGTGAGGGCCGATCCGCGGCACTCGGCGCGCCGGGCGCTCGCGGCACTCGGCGCGGATCGCTTCGTCGTGCACTTCGACGTCGACGTGATCGACTTCTACGACCTGCCCGCCGCCGACGTACCGCTGCTGAACAAGGGCCTGACGACCACCGAGGCGATGGCGGCGCTGTCGGAGTTCGTGTCGAGCCCGGGCTTCGCCGGGATGACGTTCGCCGAGTTCAACCCCGACCACGGCGAACCGGACGGCTCGACAGCCCGCGTACTCGCCAAGGCGCTCGCCGGAGCCCTGGCGAACGAGGTCGTTGCCGCCAAGTAG
- a CDS encoding isochorismatase family protein codes for MRLLSVDFQNDFVSPGGVHYRGQPCVGFVTDTVVPYARAHGLAVAEIVSDYRTPGGDSADVTCVPGQWGFESAIAAAVKPAAPWVKASIAPTWVRDGGGLADAVPGPERPDPSGFTAWLDATIGPPASDEPIVIVGLVLEVCVLASLIDVRLRGYPAVVLAEGVDTYDGDQRRKQEFLDTLAGFWGQPMTWSQLTS; via the coding sequence GTGCGACTGCTGAGCGTCGACTTCCAGAACGACTTCGTCTCCCCGGGCGGGGTGCACTACCGCGGCCAGCCCTGCGTCGGGTTCGTCACGGACACCGTGGTGCCGTACGCCCGCGCGCACGGCCTCGCGGTGGCTGAGATCGTCTCCGACTACCGCACCCCGGGCGGTGACTCCGCCGATGTCACCTGCGTGCCTGGGCAGTGGGGGTTCGAGTCCGCGATCGCCGCGGCCGTGAAGCCCGCCGCGCCGTGGGTGAAGGCGTCCATCGCGCCGACCTGGGTCCGCGACGGCGGCGGTCTCGCGGACGCCGTCCCGGGGCCAGAGCGGCCCGATCCCTCGGGGTTCACGGCCTGGTTGGACGCGACGATCGGTCCGCCGGCGAGCGACGAACCGATCGTCATCGTGGGGTTGGTGTTGGAGGTCTGCGTGCTGGCCAGCCTCATCGACGTCAGGCTGCGCGGCTATCCCGCCGTGGTGTTGGCCGAAGGCGTCGACACCTACGACGGAGACCAGCGACGCAAGCAGGAGTTCCTCGACACCCTCGCCGGCTTCTGGGGACAACCGATGACCTGGAGCCAGCTCACGAGTTGA
- a CDS encoding DoxX family protein, producing MTATTAPVVTRNRTGRILFLAGRIVLALLLAGGAIPKLIADPTMVTMFHDIGGGDPLRILVGGLELAGAIGLFIRPLRFLAALGLVALLASAAVTNVVALHISPVVPLAYLAVAAAIAVVSWRSRRPLNS from the coding sequence GTGACCGCAACCACCGCTCCCGTCGTCACCCGCAACCGCACGGGGAGAATCCTCTTCCTGGCCGGACGCATCGTTCTCGCCCTTCTGCTCGCGGGCGGGGCCATACCGAAGCTCATCGCCGATCCGACGATGGTCACGATGTTCCACGACATCGGTGGCGGCGATCCGCTGCGGATCCTCGTCGGTGGGCTCGAGCTCGCCGGCGCGATCGGTCTGTTCATCCGCCCGCTGCGTTTTCTGGCCGCGTTGGGTCTCGTCGCCCTGCTCGCGAGTGCGGCCGTCACCAACGTCGTGGCCCTGCACATCAGCCCGGTCGTTCCGCTCGCCTACCTCGCGGTCGCCGCGGCCATCGCCGTGGTCTCCTGGCGGAGCCGTAGACCACTCAACTCGTGA
- a CDS encoding tetratricopeptide repeat protein encodes MDDRLIEALKRYEAAVFAGANDELNVADRALDAVEADTALARGRIRHARFLAARAAGEQPTDDPVELALFDRALALYEALDDTRGAAEAQFWVGCYHQVIRGDQTDTEPMFARARDLAEASGDELTRSYALRHLAFVAQHAGRAADARAALAESTNLRREIGFTAGVAANLVAEAYLAAEDGRTSDAGALLDEAATLATESGAHAVSGWVSDARTNIAQPKA; translated from the coding sequence GTGGATGATCGACTGATCGAGGCGCTGAAGCGCTACGAGGCGGCGGTGTTCGCCGGCGCCAACGACGAGCTGAACGTCGCCGACCGGGCGCTCGACGCCGTCGAGGCTGACACCGCGCTGGCCCGCGGCAGGATCCGGCATGCCCGCTTCCTCGCCGCGCGCGCCGCGGGGGAGCAGCCCACCGACGATCCGGTCGAGCTCGCCCTGTTCGACCGGGCGCTCGCGCTGTACGAGGCGCTCGACGACACCCGCGGCGCTGCCGAGGCGCAGTTCTGGGTGGGCTGCTACCACCAGGTGATCCGCGGCGACCAGACGGACACCGAGCCGATGTTCGCCCGCGCCCGCGACCTCGCGGAGGCGTCCGGTGACGAGCTGACCAGGTCGTACGCGTTGCGCCATCTCGCCTTCGTGGCCCAGCACGCCGGCCGCGCCGCCGACGCCCGCGCGGCCCTCGCCGAGTCCACGAACCTCCGACGCGAGATCGGCTTCACCGCGGGCGTCGCCGCCAACCTCGTCGCCGAGGCGTACCTGGCAGCCGAGGACGGCCGCACCAGCGACGCGGGCGCCTTGCTCGACGAGGCAGCGACGTTGGCCACCGAGTCCGGCGCCCATGCGGTGAGCGGCTGGGTCTCCGACGCCCGCACGAACATCGCCCAGCCGAAGGCCTGA
- a CDS encoding AfsR/SARP family transcriptional regulator: MEFRLLGPVEVWADGSRVDVGAARALSVLVVLLVDLNRDVAPDRLLSEVWGDETGAAVGALHSCVYRLRRVLDGAEAGTGAGAAVERGSHGYRLTADPEDVDLFRFQRLAASGREALSGGDCLTAVATLRSALALWRGDPFTGVDLPCVRQHAAELTELRLAVTEQCLAAELSLGRHDAVVSELETLTEQYPLRERYWELRLSALAGAGRQAEALASYRQLYRLLDKELGIEPSVSVRRLHEQILGGLGDPASLDDHVPRQLPADLSWFVGRKAALTELDVLLSSIRVAVVAGAAGVGKTTLTLNWAHGVASRFPDGQLYVNLRGFDPSGQPLSSDAAVRGFLHALGVRSEVLPADSHAQLALYRSLTAERRLLVVVDNALSSSHAAPLLPAGPSCRAVVTSRTQLASLVTASGAHPLALEVLEPDEARDLLRQRLDVPDSPVLDRIVSSCGRLPLALAIVAARAAITPHRPLSLLASQLSDAGPTLDAFSTGELDTDLRAVFRWSYDYLAAPAARAFRLLSVHPGASFGIDTAASLLGEPIAESRRLLDDLTRVHLLEERADARYAFHDLLRVYATELADADSARADAFRRLLDHYLHSGHCAGTLISPAFADLPPPPPVPGVVVTEPTDADSALDWYLTEHDNLVRIIEVAAERGFDAHTWRMTHDAMFHFDRRHLWADAERCLRLSLPAAEADGHLVGWGRTHSNLARTCLQVDKTDEVPHHVARAVELLEAAGSPEWAGFAEWHLTHLCLTRSDYVGGLAYARSVLERFERAGHALGIGRSYTTIAHFQALLGNHAEALATGMKAVRLTRANDDDNGSAHALDRLGFIYLKTGDFALSKKHLRASLELFRKLRNVRNEAAVLERLGDTHEAADEAGKAQRHWQEALTLRRRLDGLTASPE; encoded by the coding sequence ATGGAGTTCCGGCTACTGGGGCCGGTCGAGGTCTGGGCGGACGGTTCGCGGGTCGACGTCGGGGCGGCTCGGGCGCTCAGCGTTCTGGTGGTTCTGTTGGTGGACCTGAACCGCGACGTCGCGCCGGATCGATTGCTGTCGGAGGTCTGGGGCGACGAGACCGGCGCGGCTGTCGGAGCGTTGCACTCGTGCGTGTACCGGTTGCGCCGCGTCCTCGACGGTGCCGAGGCTGGTACCGGAGCTGGCGCCGCGGTGGAGCGTGGGTCCCACGGCTATCGGCTGACGGCGGATCCCGAGGACGTCGATCTGTTCCGGTTCCAGCGACTGGCGGCGTCCGGTCGGGAAGCCCTGTCTGGCGGCGACTGCCTGACCGCGGTGGCGACGTTGCGGTCGGCTTTGGCCTTGTGGCGTGGGGATCCGTTCACGGGCGTTGACCTGCCGTGCGTACGGCAGCACGCCGCCGAGCTGACCGAGCTGCGGCTCGCGGTGACCGAGCAGTGCCTCGCCGCGGAGCTCTCGCTCGGCCGCCACGATGCGGTGGTGAGCGAGTTGGAGACGCTCACCGAGCAGTACCCGTTGCGCGAGCGGTACTGGGAGCTGCGGCTCAGCGCGCTCGCAGGAGCGGGTCGCCAGGCTGAGGCGCTGGCCTCGTACCGGCAGTTGTATCGGCTGCTCGACAAGGAGCTGGGCATCGAGCCGTCCGTTTCGGTGCGGCGGCTGCACGAGCAGATCCTGGGCGGCTTGGGCGATCCCGCGTCGTTGGACGACCATGTGCCGCGGCAGCTTCCGGCGGATCTCAGCTGGTTCGTTGGGCGCAAGGCAGCCTTGACAGAGCTCGACGTCCTGCTCTCGTCGATACGGGTCGCGGTCGTCGCGGGTGCCGCGGGGGTTGGCAAGACGACGTTGACACTGAACTGGGCGCACGGTGTGGCGTCGCGGTTCCCGGATGGGCAGCTGTACGTGAACCTGCGTGGCTTCGACCCTTCGGGACAGCCGCTGTCTTCCGACGCCGCCGTACGCGGATTCCTGCACGCGTTGGGTGTGCGGTCGGAGGTGCTGCCTGCCGACAGCCATGCTCAGCTCGCTCTCTATCGGAGCCTGACGGCCGAGCGACGGCTGCTCGTGGTGGTCGACAACGCGCTGTCCTCGTCCCATGCGGCGCCGCTGTTGCCAGCCGGGCCTTCGTGCCGCGCCGTCGTGACGAGCCGTACGCAGCTGGCCAGCCTGGTGACAGCGAGCGGCGCGCATCCGTTGGCGCTGGAGGTGCTGGAACCGGACGAAGCGCGCGACCTGCTTCGGCAGCGGCTCGACGTACCGGACTCGCCGGTGCTCGACCGGATCGTGTCCTCGTGTGGCCGGCTCCCGTTGGCGTTGGCCATCGTCGCCGCGCGTGCCGCCATCACCCCGCACCGGCCGTTGTCCTTACTGGCTTCGCAGTTGTCCGACGCGGGGCCGACGTTGGACGCGTTCTCCACGGGCGAGCTCGACACGGATCTGCGGGCGGTCTTCCGGTGGTCGTACGACTACCTGGCCGCTCCGGCCGCGCGGGCGTTCCGGCTGCTCAGCGTTCACCCCGGCGCCTCGTTCGGCATCGACACGGCCGCGAGTCTTCTCGGCGAGCCGATCGCCGAATCCCGCCGCCTGCTTGATGATCTGACCCGCGTCCACCTCCTGGAGGAACGCGCGGACGCCCGGTACGCTTTCCACGACCTGCTACGCGTCTACGCCACCGAGCTCGCTGACGCCGACTCGGCGCGCGCCGACGCGTTCCGGCGACTCCTGGACCACTACCTGCACTCCGGTCACTGTGCAGGAACGCTCATCAGCCCGGCGTTCGCCGACCTGCCACCACCTCCTCCCGTTCCGGGCGTCGTCGTCACCGAGCCAACCGATGCCGACTCCGCGCTGGACTGGTACCTGACCGAGCACGACAACCTGGTCCGGATCATCGAGGTCGCCGCGGAGCGCGGGTTCGACGCGCACACGTGGCGGATGACGCACGACGCGATGTTCCACTTCGACCGCCGGCACCTGTGGGCGGATGCCGAACGCTGCCTGCGACTGTCCTTGCCGGCGGCCGAGGCCGATGGCCACCTGGTCGGTTGGGGTCGGACGCACAGCAACCTGGCCCGTACGTGCCTCCAGGTGGACAAGACCGACGAGGTCCCCCACCACGTCGCGCGGGCGGTCGAGCTGCTGGAGGCGGCAGGGTCGCCGGAATGGGCCGGCTTCGCCGAATGGCACCTCACCCACCTCTGCCTCACCCGTTCCGACTATGTGGGCGGACTCGCGTACGCGCGGTCGGTGCTGGAACGATTCGAACGGGCCGGGCACGCACTGGGAATCGGCCGGTCGTACACCACGATCGCCCACTTCCAAGCCCTGCTGGGGAACCACGCCGAAGCGCTCGCCACCGGCATGAAGGCGGTACGTCTCACTCGGGCGAACGACGACGACAACGGATCAGCCCATGCGCTGGATCGCCTCGGCTTCATCTACCTGAAGACCGGTGACTTCGCCCTGTCGAAGAAGCACCTGCGCGCGTCCCTCGAGCTGTTCCGCAAGCTGCGGAACGTGCGCAACGAGGCCGCGGTTCTCGAACGCCTCGGCGACACCCACGAAGCCGCCGACGAGGCCGGCAAAGCCCAACGCCACTGGCAGGAAGCCCTCACCCTCCGACGCAGGCTCGACGGTCTCACCGCGTCCCCGGAGTGA
- a CDS encoding cyclase family protein produces the protein MTAGRPMPTQDDVLGYFDTLSNWGRWGDDDELGTLNHITDDVRLAAARAVRHGRSVSCAWEIAVPGELERSTTVCPYAVEMPGAEGMPPAFHADRRWGFSNERLGIAYHGNTITHLDSPCHLFWDGKIYNGRSHSLVDAESGSGWAAVTAAANGIVTRGVLLDVAKVRDAPWLEPGEGVHPEDLEEAERRQGVQVRSGDAVFLRTGYGRARHEAGATFSFTQAGWHASCLPWLHEREVAVIAADTPQDVQPSGYADVLMPVHAVSLVAMGLWLLDNCDLEACATTAAELGQWDFHLALAPMRLAGTSGSPVNPIATF, from the coding sequence ATGACGGCAGGACGGCCGATGCCCACTCAGGACGACGTGCTGGGGTACTTCGACACGCTGTCGAACTGGGGGCGGTGGGGCGACGACGACGAGCTCGGCACGCTGAACCACATCACCGACGACGTTCGGCTGGCCGCTGCGCGGGCCGTTCGCCACGGCAGGAGCGTGTCCTGCGCGTGGGAGATCGCCGTGCCGGGGGAACTGGAGCGGTCGACGACGGTGTGCCCGTACGCCGTCGAGATGCCGGGGGCCGAGGGCATGCCGCCCGCGTTCCACGCCGACCGGCGGTGGGGCTTCTCGAACGAGCGGCTGGGCATCGCGTACCACGGCAACACCATCACCCACCTCGACTCGCCGTGCCACCTCTTCTGGGACGGCAAGATCTACAACGGGCGGTCGCACTCGCTGGTCGACGCCGAATCGGGATCGGGGTGGGCGGCCGTCACGGCGGCGGCGAACGGGATCGTCACGCGCGGCGTCCTGCTGGACGTCGCGAAGGTCCGCGACGCGCCGTGGTTGGAGCCGGGGGAGGGCGTCCATCCCGAGGATCTCGAGGAGGCCGAGCGTCGCCAGGGTGTCCAGGTGCGGTCCGGCGATGCGGTCTTCCTGCGGACCGGCTACGGCCGCGCACGGCACGAGGCCGGCGCGACGTTCAGTTTCACGCAGGCCGGTTGGCACGCGTCCTGCCTGCCCTGGTTGCACGAACGGGAGGTCGCGGTGATCGCCGCCGACACCCCGCAGGACGTTCAGCCGTCGGGGTACGCGGACGTGTTGATGCCCGTGCACGCCGTGAGCCTCGTCGCGATGGGTCTGTGGCTGCTCGACAACTGTGACCTGGAGGCCTGCGCGACGACGGCCGCCGAGCTCGGCCAGTGGGACTTCCACCTCGCGCTCGCGCCGATGCGCCTCGCCGGTACGTCCGGCAGCCCGGTCAACCCGATCGCCACGTTCTGA
- a CDS encoding LysR substrate-binding domain-containing protein has translation MELQQLRTFVAVAEDLHMGRAARRLHLAQPTLSRQIAALERELGVELFSRAHRRFQLTSAGIAFLAEAHAILERTDSAKQHAQRAARGEIGVVRLGFVQSATYDALPRLAKQFRAECPDVRLDARPMTTLEQLPALTNDELDVGLLRPQQPVPAADPHPGLRFRVLSRDSMVVALPTGHRLSRRRKLALTQLSGEPFILHGKEVGSTGFDLIVERCAHAGFTPDVIHHAHNTATIVALVGAGLGISILIGPPPPIDPALVVFRPLTDELPTWDLALVWSPDNPSTPLARFLAMD, from the coding sequence GTGGAACTGCAGCAGCTGCGTACGTTCGTCGCCGTGGCCGAGGACCTGCACATGGGTCGGGCCGCGCGTCGCCTGCATCTCGCGCAGCCCACGTTGAGCCGGCAGATCGCCGCACTGGAACGCGAGCTCGGCGTGGAACTGTTCAGCCGTGCTCACCGCCGCTTCCAGCTCACCTCGGCCGGTATTGCGTTCCTGGCCGAGGCTCACGCGATCCTCGAACGGACCGACAGCGCGAAGCAGCACGCCCAACGAGCCGCGCGAGGTGAGATCGGCGTCGTGCGGCTCGGCTTCGTCCAGTCGGCGACGTACGACGCCCTTCCCCGGTTGGCCAAGCAGTTCCGCGCCGAGTGCCCAGACGTGCGACTGGACGCTCGACCGATGACGACGTTGGAGCAACTCCCCGCGCTGACCAACGACGAGCTCGACGTGGGCTTGCTCCGCCCACAGCAGCCGGTTCCTGCCGCGGATCCGCACCCGGGTCTGCGGTTCCGCGTGCTCTCGCGCGACTCGATGGTGGTGGCGTTGCCGACCGGGCATCGCCTCAGCCGGCGGCGCAAGCTGGCGTTGACGCAGCTGTCAGGCGAGCCGTTCATCCTGCATGGCAAGGAAGTTGGCTCGACCGGCTTCGACCTGATCGTCGAGCGGTGTGCGCACGCAGGGTTCACACCGGACGTGATCCATCACGCCCACAACACGGCGACGATCGTCGCGCTGGTGGGTGCGGGCCTCGGCATCTCGATCCTGATCGGCCCACCGCCTCCCATCGATCCCGCGCTCGTGGTGTTCCGACCGCTGACCGACGAGCTGCCCACGTGGGACCTGGCGCTGGTCTGGTCCCCGGACAACCCGTCGACCCCGTTGGCTCGGTTCCTCGCGATGGACTAG